One segment of Rubripirellula amarantea DNA contains the following:
- a CDS encoding ATP-binding response regulator, with product MAGPSHILVVDDSPTQLRQMQILLEQDGYQVESAVGVEEALAAIAEKPPLLVVSDMQMPGMSGLDLVEILRGTNPSLPVVLTTSEGSEDVAADALRRGAASYVPKRDLNTTLAPVVRQVLSIGESQRSVLEVAQYTKEAMLTLEIDNQESIVPAVIARLEKMLIEMDLFSECTRMQIGMALDEALLNAIVHGNLEISSELRDHGEGDEYNELIAVRKSALPYADRRVTIILHATRDEVAFTIADEGPGFDFSKVGDPTDPENLECAGGRGLFMIHAFMDDVVYNDKGNCLKMVKYVASEDEEDEEKDCHDESD from the coding sequence ATGGCTGGTCCTTCTCATATTCTTGTCGTCGACGATAGCCCGACCCAGCTACGTCAGATGCAGATCCTCTTGGAGCAGGACGGTTACCAAGTTGAATCGGCTGTCGGCGTCGAAGAAGCGCTCGCCGCAATCGCCGAGAAGCCTCCGTTGCTAGTGGTCTCTGACATGCAGATGCCGGGAATGAGTGGCTTGGACTTGGTCGAAATCTTGCGTGGCACGAATCCCTCCTTACCGGTTGTATTGACCACCAGCGAAGGAAGCGAGGACGTGGCCGCCGATGCACTGCGTCGTGGCGCGGCTAGCTACGTTCCCAAGCGAGACTTAAATACGACACTGGCGCCAGTGGTGCGACAGGTATTGTCCATCGGAGAATCCCAGCGTTCCGTATTGGAAGTGGCTCAGTACACCAAAGAAGCGATGTTGACGCTTGAAATCGACAATCAAGAGTCCATTGTTCCCGCTGTGATCGCACGGCTGGAAAAAATGCTGATCGAGATGGATCTCTTTAGTGAGTGCACTCGAATGCAAATTGGCATGGCATTGGACGAAGCTTTGCTAAATGCGATTGTTCACGGCAACCTCGAGATTTCATCCGAACTTCGTGATCACGGCGAAGGTGATGAATACAACGAATTGATTGCCGTTCGCAAATCTGCCTTACCGTATGCGGATCGCCGGGTGACAATCATTCTGCACGCCACTCGCGACGAAGTTGCTTTTACGATTGCCGATGAAGGCCCAGGGTTTGATTTCTCGAAAGTCGGTGACCCAACGGATCCGGAAAACCTCGAGTGTGCTGGCGGTCGTGGTTTGTTCATGATTCACGCCTTCATGGATGACGTGGTGTACAACGATAAAGGCAACTGCTTGAAAATGGTTAAGTACGTTGCTTCCGAGGACGAGGAAGACGAGGAAAAAGATTGCCACGACGAGAGCGATTAA
- a CDS encoding prepilin peptidase gives MIALLGLATAVLGYVFGLAHLQAAHAAFLGPSDLYGPRFIDVIVFGWCFWIGSSIGSFLNVVAWRMPRGESVNGRSYCPRCQTRLQARDNFPVFGWLMLGGRCRQCRLPISRRYPIVELVVGLSLTLIAIGQLYQLSLPYVTSRYGGGPLWQPIVDRYVLTTLFFHIYAVTISWAFALIRYDRNRIPARLVAWGIMPIILAMLVFPPLMIVSWRTLGDADLPSLFGSSLRIDAAIRIVTGLVAAAIIGRSLARGLCPRADLKLDPLGKSTARLVDVILIISVPGLIIGWQSVIALVVAASILAVLLQRFFLRQTDRLGSFAIAIPISLSVHLFAWWRLHDSPYWPSDTSQPMVVLAWAAIILLVPLWLKDAPEQPNLSGLAYADSTSDDDGEVDEDEAEVEAEVEAEVDRADDEEQEGGQRDETATA, from the coding sequence TTGATAGCCTTGCTGGGCTTGGCAACCGCAGTCCTCGGCTACGTTTTCGGTCTGGCACACCTTCAAGCTGCCCACGCTGCTTTCCTCGGGCCCAGCGATTTGTACGGCCCGCGATTCATCGACGTTATCGTCTTTGGATGGTGCTTTTGGATTGGTTCATCCATCGGAAGCTTCTTGAACGTCGTTGCCTGGCGGATGCCGCGGGGCGAAAGCGTGAACGGACGTTCGTACTGCCCTCGCTGCCAAACGCGACTTCAGGCAAGAGACAATTTCCCTGTCTTCGGATGGCTCATGCTTGGCGGCCGATGCCGACAATGTCGCCTGCCGATTTCACGCCGTTACCCAATCGTTGAACTTGTGGTCGGGCTAAGCCTAACGTTGATTGCGATTGGCCAACTTTATCAACTTAGCTTGCCCTACGTGACAAGCCGCTATGGTGGCGGACCGCTTTGGCAGCCCATCGTCGACCGTTACGTGTTGACGACGCTGTTCTTTCATATCTATGCGGTCACCATTTCGTGGGCGTTCGCCCTGATTCGCTATGACCGCAATCGCATTCCTGCTCGACTGGTCGCGTGGGGCATCATGCCGATCATCCTTGCGATGTTGGTGTTCCCACCGCTCATGATCGTGTCCTGGCGAACGCTTGGCGATGCAGACCTGCCTAGCTTGTTCGGTTCAAGTCTGCGAATCGATGCCGCGATTCGCATTGTCACGGGTCTCGTGGCGGCAGCAATCATCGGCCGATCTCTCGCGAGAGGCCTGTGCCCCAGGGCCGATCTGAAACTTGATCCGTTAGGCAAGTCCACAGCAAGATTGGTGGACGTGATTTTGATCATCTCCGTTCCCGGCTTGATCATCGGTTGGCAGTCGGTGATTGCCTTGGTGGTCGCCGCATCGATTCTCGCCGTGTTACTGCAACGTTTCTTTTTGCGACAGACCGATCGACTCGGCAGCTTTGCAATCGCTATCCCGATATCACTCTCGGTTCACTTGTTCGCCTGGTGGCGTTTGCATGACTCGCCTTACTGGCCATCGGATACTAGCCAACCAATGGTCGTCCTCGCGTGGGCAGCCATCATCTTGCTGGTTCCTTTGTGGCTGAAAGACGCACCCGAGCAACCCAACCTATCGGGCCTAGCGTACGCAGACTCGACGTCGGACGATGATGGTGAAGTTGATGAAGATGAAGCTGAAGTTGAAGCTGAAGTTGAAGCTGAAGTTGATCGGGCCGACGATGAAGAACAGGAAGGAGGCCAACGTGACGAGACTGCTACCGCTTAG
- the rplM gene encoding 50S ribosomal protein L13: protein MAKPGQVEKQWHIVDASDEVLGRLASDIAVVLMGKHRPQYTPHVDCGDFVIVTNAEKIAMTGRKMDVRHYTWYTGHPGLRLESYGDRRDRKPEDLIFHAVRRMLPKNKLATQMLKKLKIYAGPEHPHTAQQPSELKRTSKKVG, encoded by the coding sequence ATGGCCAAGCCTGGTCAAGTCGAAAAACAATGGCATATCGTCGACGCATCCGACGAAGTTCTCGGTCGTTTGGCCAGTGATATTGCTGTCGTTTTGATGGGCAAGCATCGCCCCCAGTACACACCTCACGTGGACTGCGGCGACTTTGTGATCGTCACTAACGCTGAGAAAATCGCGATGACGGGTCGCAAGATGGATGTCCGGCACTACACCTGGTACACCGGTCACCCTGGACTTCGTTTGGAAAGCTACGGCGATCGTCGAGACCGTAAGCCCGAAGATTTGATCTTCCACGCTGTTCGCCGCATGTTGCCTAAGAACAAGCTGGCGACTCAAATGCTCAAGAAGCTGAAGATCTATGCAGGTCCCGAGCATCCACACACGGCGCAGCAACCGTCCGAATTGAAGCGGACCAGCAAGAAGGTCGGCTAA
- a CDS encoding c-type cytochrome, whose amino-acid sequence MPYRCLEWIHTTFAVMLLSFTLCLPCHPANADGLGVPTPNQFKLADGFEVDLIHEVSEGSWVSLTTDPQGRLIACDQYGGLFRIAIDDAGNANVEKLESQIQGAQGLLCAFGSLYANVNSDQIPAGVWRLTDTDGDDQYDKQEHLIELNAAGEHGPHALIVSPDGKRIVMCAGNNTHLPKQIDTSRVPRVWDEDHLLGRMPDARGHNANRLAPGGFIASFDPDGNNVELIATGFRNEYDIALNKDGELFAYDADMEWDVGTPWYRPTRINHVISGAEFGWRNGTGKWPAHYPDSFGAAVNIGPGSPTGICFGYDAKFPKKYQDALFICDWSYGNIHAVHLTEDGSTYGGTYETFATAAPLPVTDIVIRPNDGAMYFTIGGRRTQSGLYRITYTGDINEEEATGATDQGQALRELRQKLEALHVADAPANNLDFILDSLSHEDRAIRFAARIALEHVDVDQWRQRVSSIDSATARIHAVIALARHGEAADQATATKALTSIDWNELDSDQRIALLRAYGLVAMRLGQFNTDQRKTILAQLDNQFPTGDDSVDRELAQVLVYLESQTATGKIVSLMKSSPSQESQMHYAMTLRSASAGWNDKDRKTYFSWFAELQKSRGGMSFGGFIENIKNEALANVPGDIKAEIEAIIAESEKASAEPAPSRPLVKQWTVDELATLVSEHSDKPDFDRGKSVFAAATCYKCHRMGIEGGILGPDLTSAGGRFGVKDLLTSIINPSQVISDQYGATMFLTDDGEVVQGRVINMNEKNINVLTNMLDPSSLAVINRDSIEETRESKVSMMPSNLVDTFTAAEIADLIAYLRAGGRREHPIYKDAVAASNGN is encoded by the coding sequence ATGCCGTATCGATGTCTCGAATGGATTCACACCACATTCGCAGTGATGCTTTTGTCATTCACACTTTGCCTGCCTTGCCACCCTGCTAACGCCGATGGCCTTGGCGTCCCCACCCCCAATCAATTCAAACTTGCTGATGGCTTTGAAGTCGACCTGATCCACGAAGTTAGCGAAGGATCTTGGGTGAGCCTCACGACGGACCCCCAAGGTCGTTTGATTGCGTGCGATCAATACGGCGGTCTCTTTCGCATTGCCATCGACGATGCAGGAAACGCCAACGTCGAGAAACTTGAAAGCCAGATTCAAGGAGCTCAAGGTTTGCTATGTGCGTTCGGTTCGCTCTATGCCAACGTCAACTCCGACCAAATCCCCGCCGGTGTTTGGCGTTTGACCGACACCGACGGCGATGATCAATACGACAAGCAAGAACACTTAATCGAACTCAACGCTGCCGGCGAACACGGACCGCACGCGCTCATCGTATCGCCTGATGGAAAACGCATTGTCATGTGTGCCGGAAACAACACACATCTGCCAAAGCAGATCGACACCAGTCGCGTGCCTCGGGTTTGGGATGAAGATCACTTGCTTGGCCGTATGCCCGACGCGAGAGGACACAATGCGAACCGACTCGCACCGGGTGGCTTCATCGCTTCGTTTGATCCCGACGGAAATAACGTAGAATTGATCGCGACCGGCTTTCGCAACGAGTACGACATTGCACTGAACAAAGATGGCGAACTATTTGCTTACGATGCTGATATGGAATGGGATGTCGGCACGCCTTGGTATCGCCCCACGCGAATCAACCACGTCATCAGCGGTGCCGAGTTTGGCTGGCGAAACGGCACTGGAAAATGGCCTGCTCACTATCCCGATTCGTTTGGCGCAGCCGTCAACATTGGTCCCGGTTCACCAACGGGCATCTGCTTTGGCTACGATGCCAAGTTTCCCAAGAAGTACCAAGACGCTCTGTTCATCTGTGATTGGAGCTACGGAAACATTCATGCTGTTCACCTGACCGAAGACGGATCGACTTATGGCGGCACTTACGAAACGTTCGCCACTGCGGCGCCGTTGCCAGTAACCGACATCGTCATCCGGCCAAACGACGGTGCGATGTACTTCACCATTGGTGGTCGACGCACCCAAAGCGGTTTGTACCGAATCACCTACACCGGCGACATCAACGAAGAAGAAGCGACGGGAGCGACGGATCAAGGCCAGGCACTTCGCGAACTCCGCCAGAAACTGGAAGCTTTGCACGTCGCTGATGCGCCCGCCAACAACTTGGATTTCATTTTAGATTCGCTTTCCCACGAAGACCGTGCGATTCGCTTTGCCGCCCGCATTGCGTTGGAACACGTCGACGTTGATCAGTGGCGTCAACGAGTATCGTCAATTGATTCCGCGACAGCACGAATTCATGCCGTCATCGCTCTGGCACGCCACGGGGAAGCGGCGGACCAAGCTACCGCAACGAAAGCGTTAACGTCGATCGATTGGAACGAGCTTGATTCCGATCAGCGAATCGCGTTGTTGCGTGCCTATGGGTTAGTGGCCATGCGTCTTGGACAATTCAACACTGATCAACGCAAAACTATCCTCGCGCAACTCGATAACCAATTTCCGACCGGCGATGATTCGGTCGACCGCGAATTGGCTCAAGTGCTTGTGTATCTAGAATCACAAACAGCGACCGGCAAGATCGTTTCGCTAATGAAGTCTTCGCCGAGCCAAGAAAGCCAAATGCACTACGCGATGACATTGCGTTCAGCGTCGGCAGGATGGAACGACAAAGATCGCAAGACTTACTTCAGCTGGTTTGCAGAACTGCAAAAGTCGCGTGGCGGCATGTCGTTTGGTGGCTTCATCGAGAATATCAAGAACGAAGCTCTCGCGAATGTTCCCGGGGACATCAAGGCTGAGATCGAAGCGATCATTGCGGAATCCGAAAAAGCCTCCGCTGAACCAGCACCATCGCGTCCATTGGTCAAACAATGGACAGTCGACGAGTTGGCCACTTTGGTTTCCGAGCACTCCGATAAGCCCGACTTTGATCGTGGAAAGTCCGTCTTTGCAGCAGCAACGTGTTACAAGTGTCACCGGATGGGCATCGAGGGCGGTATCCTCGGTCCAGATTTAACGTCCGCCGGTGGACGTTTCGGTGTGAAGGACTTGCTGACCTCGATCATCAATCCCAGTCAGGTGATTAGCGATCAATATGGTGCGACGATGTTCTTGACCGACGACGGCGAGGTCGTTCAGGGCCGTGTGATCAACATGAACGAGAAGAACATTAACGTGCTGACAAACATGCTTGACCCATCATCTCTAGCGGTGATCAATCGCGATTCCATCGAAGAAACCCGCGAATCGAAAGTTAGCATGATGCCGTCTAACCTTGTCGATACATTCACAGCCGCTGAAATCGCGGACCTTATTGCCTACCTGCGTGCCGGTGGGCGCCGAGAGCACCCAATTTACAAAGATGCCGTTGCTGCATCCAACGGCAACTGA
- the rpsI gene encoding 30S ribosomal protein S9, with translation MSVVAKKDKINGDCLGTGRRKSSVARVRVRPGSGNIKINNVPFEEYFVNDTHRTQVMQTLDVVECAGKVDVLVRVGGGGMTGQSGAVRMGLARALVSFDESLHDVLREGGFLTRDSRMKERKKPGLRGARRGVQFSKR, from the coding sequence ATGTCTGTCGTAGCTAAAAAAGACAAAATCAACGGCGATTGCCTGGGTACCGGTCGTCGCAAGAGCAGCGTTGCCCGTGTTCGCGTTCGCCCCGGCAGCGGAAACATCAAAATCAACAACGTTCCTTTCGAGGAATACTTCGTCAACGACACTCACCGCACTCAAGTCATGCAAACACTTGATGTCGTTGAATGTGCCGGCAAGGTCGATGTTCTCGTCCGAGTCGGTGGCGGTGGAATGACTGGGCAAAGCGGTGCAGTCCGAATGGGATTGGCTCGTGCGTTGGTCAGCTTTGACGAATCCCTTCACGACGTTCTTCGTGAAGGCGGTTTCCTAACGCGAGATTCTCGCATGAAGGAACGTAAGAAGCCGGGTTTGCGTGGCGCACGTCGTGGCGTCCAGTTCAGCAAGCGTTAA
- a CDS encoding sugar phosphate isomerase/epimerase family protein: MKNMLNRRTMIAASVATSIAMTRIASAENSQRRKFTLDLRCGSIGVQANQKEAIELAGKYGFESVTPDAISLAGMSVDQQEEVLDLMKEKNVVWGSAGLPVEFRKDQAKFEDDLAQLPERAAALQKLGGKRMGTYIMPCHDELTYVQNFRLHADRLRKCTKVLNDHGLRFGMEYVGPKTLWTSKRYSFLHSLAGLRDLIDEINVDNVGVILDSWHWYTAGESIDDIKSLSNQDVVGCDLNDAPKGIAVDQQLDNQRELPMATGVINVKSFLEGLIAIGYDGPVRAEPFNAALNSMDNDAATKATAEAMKSAFALI, encoded by the coding sequence ATGAAAAACATGCTTAACCGCCGCACGATGATCGCCGCGTCCGTTGCTACCTCGATCGCCATGACCCGCATTGCGAGCGCTGAAAATTCGCAACGGCGTAAGTTCACGCTTGACTTGCGATGTGGGTCTATCGGAGTTCAGGCGAATCAGAAGGAAGCGATTGAGTTAGCCGGAAAATACGGTTTTGAATCAGTCACTCCTGATGCCATCTCCCTGGCTGGTATGTCAGTTGATCAGCAAGAGGAAGTGTTGGACCTGATGAAGGAAAAGAATGTTGTTTGGGGATCGGCCGGGTTGCCGGTTGAGTTCCGCAAAGATCAGGCAAAGTTCGAAGACGATTTGGCTCAGCTGCCGGAACGAGCTGCCGCTTTGCAAAAACTTGGGGGCAAGCGCATGGGGACCTACATCATGCCTTGTCATGACGAACTAACGTATGTGCAAAATTTTCGGCTGCACGCTGATCGTCTACGCAAGTGCACCAAGGTCTTGAATGATCACGGCCTGCGGTTTGGGATGGAGTACGTGGGGCCAAAAACCCTTTGGACATCCAAGCGATATAGCTTCTTGCATTCACTGGCAGGGCTTCGTGATCTCATCGACGAAATCAATGTCGACAACGTCGGTGTGATTCTTGACAGCTGGCACTGGTACACCGCAGGTGAATCAATCGACGACATCAAGTCGCTATCCAATCAAGACGTCGTGGGTTGCGACTTAAACGATGCACCCAAGGGAATCGCCGTTGATCAACAACTCGATAACCAACGTGAACTGCCGATGGCAACGGGCGTGATCAACGTCAAGAGTTTTTTAGAAGGCTTAATCGCGATTGGCTACGATGGTCCAGTCCGCGCCGAACCATTCAACGCGGCACTGAACTCAATGGACAATGACGCGGCCACCAAGGCGACCGCTGAAGCCATGAAGTCGGCGTTCGCGTTGATCTAG
- a CDS encoding ThuA domain-containing protein yields the protein MYRFFACFAFCSLVAVTHADDRWLEFPGGDGPGAGKHIVLVSGDHEYRSEEAFPQLGKILSVHHGFKCTVLFAIDEDTGIINPKNVENIPGLEALESADLVIMGLRFRNLVDDQMKMIMDYVEAGRPLMGLRTSTHPFDIPADRKYSAESWNNKDEANAGGFGRRVFGETWVAHHGKHAFESTRGIIADTDHPIVRGIEDGEIWGPTDVYRVTLPLSGDGHAVVKGQILTGMNENDEPITDDRNDPMMPIAWTRTYKGGRVFTTTMGSADDLPNEGVRRMLVNAAYWCMGMEDKIDGDSDVSIVGEYEPTKFGFNTYVPGRKPADYDLHEEATTK from the coding sequence ATGTATCGTTTCTTTGCGTGCTTCGCATTCTGTTCCCTCGTTGCCGTCACTCATGCCGACGATCGTTGGCTCGAGTTTCCGGGCGGTGATGGCCCGGGGGCTGGCAAACACATTGTCCTTGTTTCCGGCGATCACGAATACCGAAGCGAAGAGGCGTTCCCTCAGCTTGGAAAAATCTTATCAGTTCATCACGGATTTAAATGCACCGTGCTTTTCGCGATCGACGAGGACACCGGAATCATCAACCCAAAGAACGTCGAGAACATTCCGGGACTCGAAGCACTTGAGTCCGCTGACCTTGTCATCATGGGTCTTCGCTTTCGCAATTTGGTGGATGATCAAATGAAAATGATCATGGACTATGTCGAAGCCGGTCGTCCGTTGATGGGACTAAGAACATCGACTCATCCGTTCGATATCCCGGCCGACCGCAAGTATTCCGCAGAAAGCTGGAATAACAAAGACGAAGCGAACGCGGGCGGATTTGGACGACGTGTGTTCGGTGAAACCTGGGTCGCTCACCACGGCAAACATGCCTTTGAATCGACTCGCGGCATCATTGCCGATACAGATCACCCGATCGTTCGAGGAATTGAAGATGGCGAAATATGGGGGCCGACGGATGTCTATCGAGTGACGTTGCCCCTTTCGGGCGACGGACATGCAGTGGTCAAAGGCCAGATTTTGACGGGCATGAACGAGAACGACGAACCAATCACGGATGACCGCAACGATCCGATGATGCCAATCGCTTGGACCCGTACCTACAAAGGCGGACGAGTGTTCACGACGACCATGGGCTCCGCCGACGACCTGCCCAACGAAGGCGTGCGGCGAATGTTGGTCAACGCGGCGTACTGGTGCATGGGCATGGAAGACAAAATCGACGGAGACAGTGACGTGTCGATCGTGGGCGAGTACGAACCAACGAAGTTTGGCTTTAACACCTATGTCCCCGGCCGCAAACCTGCGGACTACGACTTGCACGAAGAAGCCACCACGAAGTAG
- a CDS encoding glycoside hydrolase family 16 protein, which produces MNRSYLCKRSQGFFGLWSIAIALAAMPPDQSHAQTIVATNPPTQITTETFYEIDVAYSIADDAIVQVQLFQMLENSWAFIDQVWEPVLDGSTSIAIPFYVPEEAAPEDNYLWQVILYNGSDWEKLDEEIFYPITVSANAPDVITGSNAPPEVQTNESYDVTVEYEISVDGIVQVQLLDSSWNVIDQDWTSVDSGSESATVTIDVPIDQPLADDSIWQIMLYRQDPNTWTKLDEIIAEGIAIVGNMGGPNLEWLPPGNSWALEWQDEFEGTGLPENWYPHLGTNPEEVSNEIAAAAAENRIPEYPLRYGPYDGNNAWMFSTGYGNHWLDGSGNLQLQIRADLNVDLAHGKKVESAYLMSGQPVAWDDSVPGTGVRWEGTLVSPGDGEIYISTRVKTNEMVGYSTWFAFWLFTQTQAYDRVPATGTEIDIIEIPIGEPAWMDGVFNVAHHWGVPTQAELNAGIKFSESLQYSGVIAESLADVTADEYHTYGLRWSADSMTTYVNGVETFTFPDNPPGNPVPAIPANPSDMMMMLTLEFEKDAWVDKTLDDQGDGRFQGTPLEEDANYRVMSRAQVDYVRIWRAQ; this is translated from the coding sequence ATGAATCGCAGCTATCTATGCAAGCGTTCGCAGGGGTTCTTTGGATTATGGTCCATTGCCATAGCACTGGCCGCGATGCCACCCGATCAATCGCATGCACAGACAATCGTTGCCACTAATCCGCCCACTCAAATCACAACCGAAACATTCTACGAGATAGACGTCGCGTACAGCATTGCTGACGATGCGATCGTTCAAGTCCAGTTATTTCAAATGCTTGAAAACTCTTGGGCCTTCATCGACCAAGTATGGGAACCCGTCCTTGATGGTTCCACTTCGATCGCCATTCCGTTCTATGTGCCTGAGGAAGCGGCACCAGAGGACAACTATCTGTGGCAAGTCATCCTTTACAACGGAAGCGACTGGGAAAAGTTAGACGAGGAAATCTTCTATCCCATCACCGTTTCCGCCAACGCACCTGACGTGATTACGGGATCGAATGCGCCCCCGGAAGTTCAGACGAATGAAAGCTACGATGTTACTGTGGAATACGAAATTTCAGTTGATGGAATCGTGCAAGTTCAGTTGCTCGATTCATCTTGGAACGTGATCGACCAAGACTGGACCTCAGTCGACTCCGGAAGCGAATCTGCGACAGTGACAATCGATGTCCCCATCGACCAACCGCTAGCCGACGACAGCATTTGGCAAATCATGCTGTACCGCCAAGACCCTAACACCTGGACAAAACTTGACGAAATTATCGCCGAGGGAATAGCAATTGTCGGAAACATGGGCGGACCCAACCTCGAATGGTTGCCGCCCGGCAATTCTTGGGCGCTGGAATGGCAAGACGAGTTTGAAGGCACGGGACTTCCCGAAAACTGGTATCCCCACCTTGGTACCAATCCCGAAGAAGTCAGTAACGAGATTGCCGCTGCGGCCGCGGAAAATCGCATCCCCGAATATCCGCTGCGTTATGGTCCTTATGACGGAAACAATGCTTGGATGTTCAGCACCGGCTACGGAAACCATTGGCTCGACGGATCGGGCAATCTTCAACTGCAAATTCGAGCGGACCTGAACGTGGACCTGGCTCATGGCAAGAAGGTTGAATCGGCGTACTTGATGTCGGGGCAACCGGTTGCATGGGACGACTCGGTTCCGGGAACGGGAGTGAGATGGGAGGGTACTTTGGTGAGTCCCGGTGATGGTGAAATCTACATCTCGACCAGGGTGAAGACGAATGAGATGGTCGGCTACTCGACTTGGTTCGCGTTCTGGTTATTCACTCAAACCCAAGCCTATGATCGGGTCCCCGCTACCGGAACTGAAATCGACATCATCGAAATTCCCATCGGTGAACCAGCTTGGATGGATGGTGTTTTCAACGTGGCTCACCACTGGGGAGTACCCACGCAGGCGGAATTGAATGCTGGCATCAAGTTCAGCGAATCGCTTCAATACAGCGGTGTGATCGCCGAAAGCTTGGCGGACGTGACCGCTGACGAATACCACACCTACGGTCTTCGATGGTCCGCCGATTCAATGACCACTTACGTCAATGGAGTCGAAACCTTCACCTTCCCCGACAATCCACCGGGAAATCCAGTCCCGGCGATTCCAGCGAACCCGTCGGACATGATGATGATGTTGACACTCGAGTTCGAGAAAGACGCTTGGGTCGACAAGACACTGGATGACCAGGGTGATGGCAGATTCCAAGGAACGCCTCTTGAAGAAGATGCCAATTACCGGGTCATGAGCCGAGCCCAGGTCGACTACGTCCGAATTTGGCGAGCTCAATAA
- a CDS encoding cryptochrome/DNA photolyase family protein, with product MIAFRRPRYNFALQHAVDRAKEFGKPLVIFEPLRVRYRWASDRLHRFVIEGMRDNARHFQDRPVTYFPYVEPKPGAGTPLLHQLAKSACTVVTDEYPCFFLPHLIEAVKDRIPARLELVDSNGVMPLRTPERTFTVAHSYRRWMQKNILDALTEMPREDPLKRVKLAKLESLPSKILRKWPAADFDSLLDGDGLSKIPIDHSVVPSPVVTGGHIDAGKRLAKFVDETLDVYNDDRNHPDEHATSGLSPHLHFGHLSAHEIVAEIFDKEEWTPDKASAANGKNSGFWNTSEPAEAFLDQVLTWREMGFNLSFRHPDTYDKFDSLPDWSKKTLSEHEQDERPEVYSLEEFENAQTHDELWNSAQRELVETGVMHNYMRMLWGKKILHWTENPRDALEVMVHLNNKYGLDGRDPNSYSGIFWVLGRYDRAWGPKRPVFGSVRYMTSDSARKKLRLKEYLKRFQAD from the coding sequence ATGATCGCGTTTCGCCGTCCAAGGTACAATTTTGCTCTGCAGCATGCTGTTGATCGAGCCAAGGAATTTGGAAAGCCGCTGGTCATTTTCGAGCCTTTGCGAGTACGGTATCGCTGGGCCAGTGATCGGCTTCATCGTTTCGTTATCGAAGGAATGCGAGACAACGCGAGGCACTTTCAGGATCGTCCCGTTACCTACTTCCCGTATGTGGAACCGAAGCCCGGGGCGGGCACTCCGCTGTTGCATCAGCTAGCCAAGTCGGCATGCACGGTTGTGACCGATGAGTACCCCTGTTTTTTCCTGCCGCACTTGATCGAAGCCGTCAAAGATCGGATTCCTGCTCGGCTTGAACTTGTCGATTCCAACGGTGTGATGCCACTTCGCACGCCGGAGCGGACTTTCACCGTCGCTCACAGCTATCGACGTTGGATGCAAAAGAACATTCTGGACGCACTGACCGAGATGCCTCGCGAAGATCCGCTCAAGCGGGTCAAACTTGCCAAGCTCGAATCACTTCCGTCCAAGATCCTTCGGAAGTGGCCGGCAGCGGACTTTGATTCACTCCTTGATGGAGACGGTCTTTCTAAGATTCCGATCGACCATTCGGTTGTCCCAAGTCCCGTCGTTACTGGAGGTCACATCGATGCTGGAAAGCGATTGGCCAAATTTGTTGACGAAACACTGGACGTGTACAACGACGACCGAAATCACCCCGATGAGCACGCCACGTCTGGGTTGAGTCCCCACTTGCACTTTGGGCACCTATCGGCACATGAAATTGTGGCCGAGATTTTCGACAAAGAGGAATGGACGCCGGATAAGGCATCAGCCGCCAATGGCAAGAACAGCGGATTTTGGAATACGAGCGAGCCAGCCGAAGCGTTTCTCGACCAAGTCCTTACCTGGCGAGAAATGGGGTTCAACCTGTCGTTTCGTCATCCCGACACGTACGACAAATTCGATTCACTGCCTGATTGGTCAAAGAAAACTCTTTCGGAACACGAGCAGGACGAGCGGCCAGAGGTGTACTCACTCGAAGAATTTGAAAACGCTCAGACCCACGACGAACTTTGGAATTCGGCCCAGCGAGAATTGGTGGAAACCGGAGTCATGCACAATTACATGCGAATGCTGTGGGGCAAGAAGATCCTCCACTGGACTGAAAACCCTCGCGACGCCCTCGAGGTGATGGTGCATCTGAACAACAAATACGGCCTCGATGGTCGCGATCCGAACTCCTACAGCGGCATTTTTTGGGTGCTTGGTCGGTACGATCGAGCGTGGGGACCCAAGCGGCCGGTGTTCGGTAGCGTTCGTTACATGACCAGCGACAGCGCCCGAAAGAAGCTGCGTTTAAAGGAATATTTGAAGCGTTTTCAGGCCGATTGA